In the Populus trichocarpa isolate Nisqually-1 chromosome 1, P.trichocarpa_v4.1, whole genome shotgun sequence genome, one interval contains:
- the LOC7457642 gene encoding caffeoylshikimate esterase — MLSHPIHQANEKSPYGDLTREEFYKKHQILHQESFMFNKKKMKIFTQFWRPDDPTSQLKGIVAMVHGYSSESSWLNELTAIAIAKAGFLVCALDLQGHGYSDGLRGHIPNIQYVVSDCIMFFDSVKANSPNLPAFLYGESLGGAISILICLKQGYTWDGLILSGAMCGISAKFKPMWPLEKLLPLAALFAPTWRVVASKPVSSRSYKEEWKRRLVANNPNRPKSGKPPAATALEFLRVCEYIRKHCYDLGVPFLMVHGEDDFACDFRSASFVYESATSKDKTLKIFPGMWHMLVGEPKENVELVFGTILTWLRDHAAQPKPKPKPKPKPKPKP, encoded by the coding sequence ATGTTGTCACACCCAATTCACCAAGCTAATGAAAAAAGTCCCTATGGAGACCTCACAAGAGAAGAATTCTACAAGAAGCACCAAATTCTTCACCAAGAAAGCTTCATGttcaacaagaagaagatgaaaatctTCACTCAATTTTGGCGTCCTGATGATCCCACTTCTCAGCTAAAAGGGATTGTAGCCATGGTCCATGGCTACTCCTCAGAAAGCAGTTGGCTCAATGAACTAACTGCTATAGCCATAGCCAAAGCTGGATTCTTGGTTTGTGCACTTGACCTCCAAGGCCATGGCTATTCAGATGGACTACGTGGTCACATCCCAAATATCCAATATGTTGTTAGTgattgcataatgttttttgaCTCGGTCAAGGCTAACAGCCCTAACTTGCCAGCCTTTCTATATGGTGAATCACTAGGAGGAGCAATTTCAATCCTTATATGTTTGAAGCAAGGCTATACATGGGATGGCTTGATTTTAAGTGGTGCTATGTGTGGTATTTCAGCAAAATTTAAACCTATGTGGCCATTAGAGAAGCTACTTCCTTTGGCAGCACTATTTGCGCCCACATGGAGAGTTGTGGCCTCAAAGCCAGTCTCTAGCAGATCATACAAAGAAGAATGGAAGAGAAGGTTGGTAGCCAACAACCCGAATCGCCCGAAGTCAGGGAAGCCTCCGGCAGCGACTGCACTAGAGTTTTTGAGGGTTTGTGAGTACATAAGGAAGCATTGCTATGACCTCGGGGTTCCATTTCTAATGGTGCATGGGGAGGATGATTTTGCGTGCGACTTTAGGTCGGCTAGTTTTGTGTATGAATCGGCTACAAGCAAGGACAAAACATTGAAGATCTTTCCTGGTATGTGGCATATGTTGGTTGGTGAGCCTAAGGAAAATGTGGAGCTTGTGTTCGGGACTATCTTGACCTGGTTAAGAGATCATGCTGCACAGCCAAAGCCAAAGCCAAAGCCAAAGCCAAAGCCAAAGCCAAAACCATAA